One segment of Kryptolebias marmoratus isolate JLee-2015 linkage group LG23, ASM164957v2, whole genome shotgun sequence DNA contains the following:
- the LOC108246799 gene encoding histone deacetylase 4 isoform X2: MTSNSHQEGILGKEPQLEVLKTSALNHIPTVDIKSALPLRLPPAAIPMDLRVDHNQQQQVSSLSPPAQHSPGGGGGGGGVVAASVREQQLQQELLALKQKQQIQRQILIAEFQRQHEQLSRQHEAQLQEHIKQQQELLALKHQQELLEHQRKMENHRLEQELEKQQREQKLQLLKNKERGQESAVASTEVKMRLQEFVLNKKKALAQRSLNQGGLPNDAPYWYRKTQHSSLDQSSPPQTGVSAYNHPVLGVYNPRDDFPLRKTASEPNLKLRSRLKQKVSERRSSPLLRRRDSPIATAKKRSLDMADSACSSAPGSGPSSPNNSSNNIPNENGITVSVSNHTEASLAQRLCSGADSQLSLYTSPSLPNITLGLPATATATAASSVTSAQQDGGLQPALSLSPPFLSGAHLTSYLAEAGAGSGGSHSPLLQHMVLMEQSPAQSPLVTGVSGMSMSSASMAKLQRQHRPLGRTQSAPLPQGSAAQAHAQALALQQLVVQQQHQQFLEKHKQQFQQQQLHLNKMMGKPGESPVGRQHQSHPEETEEELREHQDGGGALPPGVTIKQEPPDPQELQEEALQQHRERQAEQELLFRQQALLLEQQRIHQLRNYQASMEAAGLSISFPGHRPLSRAQSSPASTPSFPMVPAPDPPVKPRFTTGLVYDSLMQKHQCMCGNTNSHPEHAGRIQSIWSRLQETGLKTQCECIRGRKATLEELQTVHSEAHVLLYGTNPLRQKLDCSITPMFVRLPCGGVGVDSDTIWNEVHSSSAARLAVGSVVELVFKVATGELKNGFAVVRPPGHHAEESTPMGFCYFNSVAIAAKLLQQRLSVSKVLIVDWDVHHGNGTQQAFYDDPNVLYMSIHRYDDGNFFPGSGAPDEVGSGPGVGFNVNVAFTGGLDPPMGDAEYLAAFRCVVMPIADEFAPDIVLVSSGFDAVEGHPPPLGGYTLTSKCFGHLTRQLMTLAGGRVVLALEGGHDLTAICDASEACVAALLGQELDPLPKAVLEQRPNPNAVRSLEKVIETHSKYWRSVHRYSSRLGLSLLEAKRGDSEEAEAVSAMASLSVANTNAMDQRSEEEEPMEEEAPL; this comes from the exons TGGACATCAAATCGGCGCTGCCCCTGCGTCTCCCTCCGGCCGCCATCCCCATGGACCTGCGCGTGGACCATAACCAACAGCAGCAGGTGTCCTCGCTGTCCCCTCCCGCCCAGCATTCGCCCGGCGGCGGAGGCGGAGGAGGCGGCGTGGTGGCGGCCTCCGTGCgtgaacagcagctgcagcaggagctgctggccctgaagcagaagcagcagatCCAGAGGCAGATCCTCATCGCCGAGTTCCAGCGGCAGCACGAGCAGCTGTCCCGCCAGCATGAGGCCCAGCTCCAGGAGCACATTAAG CAACAGCAGGAGCTCCTGGCTTTGAAGCACcagcaggagctgctggagcacCAGAGGAAGATGGAGAACCACCGTCtggagcaggagctggagaagcagcagcGGGAGCAGAAACTGCAGCTGCTCAAGAACAAGGAGAGGGGCCAAGAAA GCGCTGTGGCCAGCACTGAGGTCAAGATGCGTCTGCAGGAGTTTGtcctgaacaaaaagaaagctcTGGCCCAGCGGAGCCTCAACCAGGGAGGCCTCCCCAACGACGCTCCCTACTGGTACCG tAAAACCCAGCACAGCTCTCTGGACCAGAGCTCGCCTCCTCAGACCGGTGTGTCCGCCTACAACCACCCCGTGCTGGGCGTCTACAACCCCCGGGACGACTTCCCGTTGCGAAAGACCG CCTCGGAGCCCAACCTGAAGCTCCGCTCCCGGCTGAAGCAGAAGGTGAGCGAGCGCAGGAGCAGCCCGCTACTCCGACGCCGGGACAGCCCCATCGCCACCGCCAAGAAGCGCTCGCTCGACATGGCAG attCGGCGTGCAGCAGCGCCCCCGGATCCGGCCCGAGCTCCCCGAACAACAGCTCCAACAACATCCCCAATGAGAACGGCATCACGGTGTCCGTCTCCAACCACACGGAG GCGTCTCTGGCCCAGAGGCTGTGCAGCGGCGCAGACAGCCAGCTGTCTCTGTACACTTCGCCGTCCCTGCCCAACATCACCTTGGGGCTGCCCGCCACTGCGACCGCCACCGCCGCTTCCAGC GTCACCTCGGCTCAGCAGGACGGCGGCCTGCAGCCAGCCCTCTCCCTCAGCCCTCCCTTCCTCTCCGGAGCCCACCTGACCTCCTACCTGGCAGAAGCCGGTGCAGGAAGCGGAGGTTCCCACAGCCCGCTGCTGCAGCACATGGTGCTGATGGAGCAGAGTCCGGCACAAAGCCCCCTGGTGACAG GCGTGAGCGGCATGTCCATGTCGTCAGCATCCATGGCCAAGCTGCAGCGGCAGCACCGGCCCCTGGGGAGGACCCAGTCAGCCCCGCTGCCCCAGGGCAGCGCCGCCCAGGCCCACGCCCAGGCCCTGGCCCTGCAGCAGCTGGTggtccagcagcagcaccagcagtTCCTGGAGAAGCACAAGCAGcagttccagcagcagcagctccacctcAACAAG ATGATGGGGAAACCCGGCGAGTCGCCCGTGGGCCGGCAGCACCAGAGTCACCCggaggagacggaggaggagctgagggagcACCAGGACGGAGGAGGAGCTCTGCCGCCGGGGGTCACCATCAAGCAGGAGCCCCCCGACccacaggagctgcaggaggaggcgCTGCAGCAGCACAGGGAGAGGCAGGCGGAGCAGGAGCTGCTCTTCAGACAG CAGGCTCTCCTGTTGGAGCAGCAGCGGATTCACCAGCTCAGAAACTATCAGGCCTCCATGGAGGCCGCCGGGCTGTCCATTTCCTTCCCGGGACACCGTCCCCTGTCCAGGGCCCAGTCGTCCCCGGCCTCGACCCCCTCCTTCCCGATGGTTCCTGCGCCCGACCCTCCCGTCAAACCTCGCTTTACCACAG GTCTGGTGTACGACTCTCTGATGCAGAAGCACCAGTGCATGTGTGGAAACACCAACAGCCACCCGGAGCACGCCGGGCGCATCCAGAGCATCTGGTCACGGCTGCAGGAGACAGGACTCAAAACGCAGTGTGAG tGCATCCGTGGGAGGAAGGccactctggaggagctgcagacggTTCACTCTGAGGCCCACGTGCTGCTGTACGGAACCAACCCACTCCGACAGAAACTTGATT GTTCAATAACTCCAATGTTTGTACGGCTGCCgtgtggaggggtgggg GTGGACAGCGACACCATTTGGAACGAGGTCCACTCCTCCAGCGCCGCCCGCCTCGCCGTCGGCTCCGTGGTGGAGCTCGTTTTCAAAGTGGCCACCGGAGAGCTGAAg AACGGTTTCGCTGTGGTCCGCCCTCCGGGACACCACGCAGAGGAAAGCACTCCCAT gGGTTTCTGCTACTTCAACTCGGTGGCCATCGCagccaaactgctgcagcagagACTCAGCGTCAGTAAGGTCCTCATCGTGGACTGG GACGTTCACCATGGCAACGGGACCCAGCAGGCCTTCTACGACGACCCGAATGTCCTCTACATGTCGATTCATCGCTATGACGACGGGAACTTCTTCCCAGGAAGTGGAGCGCCAGATGAG GTGGGCAGTGGGCCAGGAGTGGGGTTCAACGTTAATGTTGCCTTCACCGGAGGCCTCGATCCCCCCATGGGAGACGCAGAGTACCTGGCTGCTTTCAG GTGCGTGGTGATGCCGATAGCCGACGAGTTCGCGCCGGACATCGTGCTGGTCTCGTCGGGCTTCGACGCCGTGGAGGGACACCCTCCGCCTCTGGGTGGCTACACGCTGACGTCCAAAT GTTTTGGCCATCTGACCAGGCAGCTGATGACCCTCGCTGGAGGCCGCGTGGTCCTGGCTCTGGAGGGAGGACACGACCTCACCGCTATCTGCGACGCCTCCGAGGCCTGCGTGGCCGCCCTGCTCGGCCAGGAG CTGGATCCTCTTCCCAAGGCCGTCCTGGAGCAGAGGCCCAACCCCAACGCTGTCCGCTCTCTGGAGAAAGTCATCGAGACTCACA gtaAGTACTGGCGCTCGGTGCATCGCTACTCGTCGCGACTGGGGCTCTCCCTGCTGGAGGCCAAACGAGGAGACTCGGAGGAGGCTGAGGCCGTCAGCGCCATGGCATCGCTGTCCGTGGCCAACACCAACGCCATGGACCAAAG gtcggaggaggaggagcccaTGGAGGAAGAGGCTCCGCTGTAA
- the LOC108246799 gene encoding histone deacetylase 4 isoform X1 gives MLRTIFEAECSLSPTEGILGKEPQLEVLKTSALNHIPTVDIKSALPLRLPPAAIPMDLRVDHNQQQQVSSLSPPAQHSPGGGGGGGGVVAASVREQQLQQELLALKQKQQIQRQILIAEFQRQHEQLSRQHEAQLQEHIKQQQELLALKHQQELLEHQRKMENHRLEQELEKQQREQKLQLLKNKERGQESAVASTEVKMRLQEFVLNKKKALAQRSLNQGGLPNDAPYWYRKTQHSSLDQSSPPQTGVSAYNHPVLGVYNPRDDFPLRKTASEPNLKLRSRLKQKVSERRSSPLLRRRDSPIATAKKRSLDMADSACSSAPGSGPSSPNNSSNNIPNENGITVSVSNHTEASLAQRLCSGADSQLSLYTSPSLPNITLGLPATATATAASSVTSAQQDGGLQPALSLSPPFLSGAHLTSYLAEAGAGSGGSHSPLLQHMVLMEQSPAQSPLVTGVSGMSMSSASMAKLQRQHRPLGRTQSAPLPQGSAAQAHAQALALQQLVVQQQHQQFLEKHKQQFQQQQLHLNKMMGKPGESPVGRQHQSHPEETEEELREHQDGGGALPPGVTIKQEPPDPQELQEEALQQHRERQAEQELLFRQQALLLEQQRIHQLRNYQASMEAAGLSISFPGHRPLSRAQSSPASTPSFPMVPAPDPPVKPRFTTGLVYDSLMQKHQCMCGNTNSHPEHAGRIQSIWSRLQETGLKTQCECIRGRKATLEELQTVHSEAHVLLYGTNPLRQKLDCSITPMFVRLPCGGVGVDSDTIWNEVHSSSAARLAVGSVVELVFKVATGELKNGFAVVRPPGHHAEESTPMGFCYFNSVAIAAKLLQQRLSVSKVLIVDWDVHHGNGTQQAFYDDPNVLYMSIHRYDDGNFFPGSGAPDEVGSGPGVGFNVNVAFTGGLDPPMGDAEYLAAFRCVVMPIADEFAPDIVLVSSGFDAVEGHPPPLGGYTLTSKCFGHLTRQLMTLAGGRVVLALEGGHDLTAICDASEACVAALLGQELDPLPKAVLEQRPNPNAVRSLEKVIETHSKYWRSVHRYSSRLGLSLLEAKRGDSEEAEAVSAMASLSVANTNAMDQRSEEEEPMEEEAPL, from the exons TGGACATCAAATCGGCGCTGCCCCTGCGTCTCCCTCCGGCCGCCATCCCCATGGACCTGCGCGTGGACCATAACCAACAGCAGCAGGTGTCCTCGCTGTCCCCTCCCGCCCAGCATTCGCCCGGCGGCGGAGGCGGAGGAGGCGGCGTGGTGGCGGCCTCCGTGCgtgaacagcagctgcagcaggagctgctggccctgaagcagaagcagcagatCCAGAGGCAGATCCTCATCGCCGAGTTCCAGCGGCAGCACGAGCAGCTGTCCCGCCAGCATGAGGCCCAGCTCCAGGAGCACATTAAG CAACAGCAGGAGCTCCTGGCTTTGAAGCACcagcaggagctgctggagcacCAGAGGAAGATGGAGAACCACCGTCtggagcaggagctggagaagcagcagcGGGAGCAGAAACTGCAGCTGCTCAAGAACAAGGAGAGGGGCCAAGAAA GCGCTGTGGCCAGCACTGAGGTCAAGATGCGTCTGCAGGAGTTTGtcctgaacaaaaagaaagctcTGGCCCAGCGGAGCCTCAACCAGGGAGGCCTCCCCAACGACGCTCCCTACTGGTACCG tAAAACCCAGCACAGCTCTCTGGACCAGAGCTCGCCTCCTCAGACCGGTGTGTCCGCCTACAACCACCCCGTGCTGGGCGTCTACAACCCCCGGGACGACTTCCCGTTGCGAAAGACCG CCTCGGAGCCCAACCTGAAGCTCCGCTCCCGGCTGAAGCAGAAGGTGAGCGAGCGCAGGAGCAGCCCGCTACTCCGACGCCGGGACAGCCCCATCGCCACCGCCAAGAAGCGCTCGCTCGACATGGCAG attCGGCGTGCAGCAGCGCCCCCGGATCCGGCCCGAGCTCCCCGAACAACAGCTCCAACAACATCCCCAATGAGAACGGCATCACGGTGTCCGTCTCCAACCACACGGAG GCGTCTCTGGCCCAGAGGCTGTGCAGCGGCGCAGACAGCCAGCTGTCTCTGTACACTTCGCCGTCCCTGCCCAACATCACCTTGGGGCTGCCCGCCACTGCGACCGCCACCGCCGCTTCCAGC GTCACCTCGGCTCAGCAGGACGGCGGCCTGCAGCCAGCCCTCTCCCTCAGCCCTCCCTTCCTCTCCGGAGCCCACCTGACCTCCTACCTGGCAGAAGCCGGTGCAGGAAGCGGAGGTTCCCACAGCCCGCTGCTGCAGCACATGGTGCTGATGGAGCAGAGTCCGGCACAAAGCCCCCTGGTGACAG GCGTGAGCGGCATGTCCATGTCGTCAGCATCCATGGCCAAGCTGCAGCGGCAGCACCGGCCCCTGGGGAGGACCCAGTCAGCCCCGCTGCCCCAGGGCAGCGCCGCCCAGGCCCACGCCCAGGCCCTGGCCCTGCAGCAGCTGGTggtccagcagcagcaccagcagtTCCTGGAGAAGCACAAGCAGcagttccagcagcagcagctccacctcAACAAG ATGATGGGGAAACCCGGCGAGTCGCCCGTGGGCCGGCAGCACCAGAGTCACCCggaggagacggaggaggagctgagggagcACCAGGACGGAGGAGGAGCTCTGCCGCCGGGGGTCACCATCAAGCAGGAGCCCCCCGACccacaggagctgcaggaggaggcgCTGCAGCAGCACAGGGAGAGGCAGGCGGAGCAGGAGCTGCTCTTCAGACAG CAGGCTCTCCTGTTGGAGCAGCAGCGGATTCACCAGCTCAGAAACTATCAGGCCTCCATGGAGGCCGCCGGGCTGTCCATTTCCTTCCCGGGACACCGTCCCCTGTCCAGGGCCCAGTCGTCCCCGGCCTCGACCCCCTCCTTCCCGATGGTTCCTGCGCCCGACCCTCCCGTCAAACCTCGCTTTACCACAG GTCTGGTGTACGACTCTCTGATGCAGAAGCACCAGTGCATGTGTGGAAACACCAACAGCCACCCGGAGCACGCCGGGCGCATCCAGAGCATCTGGTCACGGCTGCAGGAGACAGGACTCAAAACGCAGTGTGAG tGCATCCGTGGGAGGAAGGccactctggaggagctgcagacggTTCACTCTGAGGCCCACGTGCTGCTGTACGGAACCAACCCACTCCGACAGAAACTTGATT GTTCAATAACTCCAATGTTTGTACGGCTGCCgtgtggaggggtgggg GTGGACAGCGACACCATTTGGAACGAGGTCCACTCCTCCAGCGCCGCCCGCCTCGCCGTCGGCTCCGTGGTGGAGCTCGTTTTCAAAGTGGCCACCGGAGAGCTGAAg AACGGTTTCGCTGTGGTCCGCCCTCCGGGACACCACGCAGAGGAAAGCACTCCCAT gGGTTTCTGCTACTTCAACTCGGTGGCCATCGCagccaaactgctgcagcagagACTCAGCGTCAGTAAGGTCCTCATCGTGGACTGG GACGTTCACCATGGCAACGGGACCCAGCAGGCCTTCTACGACGACCCGAATGTCCTCTACATGTCGATTCATCGCTATGACGACGGGAACTTCTTCCCAGGAAGTGGAGCGCCAGATGAG GTGGGCAGTGGGCCAGGAGTGGGGTTCAACGTTAATGTTGCCTTCACCGGAGGCCTCGATCCCCCCATGGGAGACGCAGAGTACCTGGCTGCTTTCAG GTGCGTGGTGATGCCGATAGCCGACGAGTTCGCGCCGGACATCGTGCTGGTCTCGTCGGGCTTCGACGCCGTGGAGGGACACCCTCCGCCTCTGGGTGGCTACACGCTGACGTCCAAAT GTTTTGGCCATCTGACCAGGCAGCTGATGACCCTCGCTGGAGGCCGCGTGGTCCTGGCTCTGGAGGGAGGACACGACCTCACCGCTATCTGCGACGCCTCCGAGGCCTGCGTGGCCGCCCTGCTCGGCCAGGAG CTGGATCCTCTTCCCAAGGCCGTCCTGGAGCAGAGGCCCAACCCCAACGCTGTCCGCTCTCTGGAGAAAGTCATCGAGACTCACA gtaAGTACTGGCGCTCGGTGCATCGCTACTCGTCGCGACTGGGGCTCTCCCTGCTGGAGGCCAAACGAGGAGACTCGGAGGAGGCTGAGGCCGTCAGCGCCATGGCATCGCTGTCCGTGGCCAACACCAACGCCATGGACCAAAG gtcggaggaggaggagcccaTGGAGGAAGAGGCTCCGCTGTAA